From a region of the Vagococcus coleopterorum genome:
- the rpoN gene encoding RNA polymerase factor sigma-54, whose protein sequence is MQFKQVGKQQQNQQLNMTQNLSQAISMLEFNSEEVLAFVEDKALGNPLIEVVRPSSDFKESLEAGRRLGGAGAGAEEFDRFSQLPEKQQSLLEYLVEQIYMNYRDTPIRQKILYLVEFIDSNGYLSIDLDEAVASNGGAFMEYLDALTLLQQLEPAGVGARNLQECLMLQTERDQHAPAIAYLILEEDFQLFADRKWAEIAKDYQVELKDIQAVSDYVVKLSPNPGADFGGSMAQVSYPDIRVLFEEGEINVYSTKFGAPELIFQESYLQEMSQYQDQEVETYLTDKQQEFEWLQNSLSYRNETILKVGLQIVERQKEFFKETTRVLKPLTLKEVAEAIGVHESTVSRAVNGKYLETAFGVFELKHFFSTKLASSDEGVDQSADQAQQAIQDIIEKETKTKPLSDQKIVTLLEEQGIAVSRRTVAKYRDVLGIPSSSQRKRFE, encoded by the coding sequence TTGCAATTCAAACAAGTGGGGAAACAGCAGCAGAATCAACAGTTAAATATGACGCAAAATTTAAGTCAGGCTATTTCAATGTTAGAATTTAATTCAGAAGAAGTGTTAGCTTTTGTAGAAGATAAAGCTTTGGGGAATCCTTTAATTGAAGTCGTGCGACCATCCAGTGACTTTAAAGAATCTTTAGAGGCAGGTCGCCGTTTGGGTGGTGCCGGAGCCGGAGCCGAAGAGTTTGACCGCTTTAGTCAGCTTCCTGAAAAGCAACAATCACTATTGGAGTACTTAGTTGAACAAATATATATGAATTACCGTGATACACCTATTCGTCAAAAAATCCTTTATTTAGTTGAGTTCATCGATTCAAATGGCTATTTAAGTATTGATCTTGATGAAGCAGTGGCAAGTAATGGTGGCGCCTTTATGGAATACCTAGATGCCCTAACACTGCTCCAACAATTAGAACCTGCGGGTGTTGGTGCTCGCAACTTGCAGGAGTGTTTAATGTTACAAACAGAGCGCGACCAACATGCGCCTGCCATTGCGTATTTAATCTTAGAAGAAGACTTCCAGTTATTTGCCGATCGCAAGTGGGCAGAGATTGCTAAAGACTATCAAGTGGAACTAAAAGATATTCAGGCAGTTTCAGATTATGTGGTGAAACTAAGTCCTAATCCAGGGGCAGATTTCGGTGGGAGTATGGCACAGGTGTCTTACCCTGATATTCGAGTTTTGTTTGAAGAGGGTGAGATTAATGTCTATAGTACCAAGTTTGGAGCACCAGAACTGATCTTCCAAGAAAGCTATCTACAAGAGATGTCCCAATATCAAGATCAAGAAGTTGAGACATACCTAACGGATAAACAACAAGAGTTTGAATGGTTGCAAAATAGTTTATCTTATCGTAACGAGACCATTTTAAAAGTCGGGTTACAAATTGTTGAACGTCAAAAAGAATTCTTTAAAGAAACAACGCGGGTGCTTAAACCATTAACTTTAAAAGAGGTTGCTGAAGCAATTGGCGTTCATGAATCGACAGTTAGTCGTGCGGTAAATGGCAAGTATCTAGAAACAGCTTTCGGCGTCTTTGAGCTAAAACATTTCTTTAGTACAAAATTAGCGTCATCAGATGAAGGTGTGGATCAATCAGCTGACCAAGCACAACAAGCGATTCAAGATATTATTGAAAAGGAAACAAAAACAAAACCGTTATCCGATCAAAAAATTGTGACTTTATTAGAGGAGCAGGGCATTGCTGTTTCTAGAAGAACAGTAGCAAAATATCGAGATGTCTTAGGGATTCCTTCTTCATCCCAACGGAAACGATTTGAATAA
- a CDS encoding DUF871 domain-containing protein, with protein sequence MKRELGISIYPDHSVIEEDKVYLKKAADLGYTRLFMSMLEVVDGKDKVREKFQDIIMYARDLGYEVILDIAPSVFGELGISYDDLSFFAELGADGIRLDEGFDGNKESQLTYNPQNLAIELNMSNNVAYLDNILSYEANRPFLYGCHNFYPQRGTALPYDFFIECSQRFKNQGLKTAAFVTASGGNQGPWDVNDGLPTLEMHRDLPIALQATHLFATGLIDVVIIGNGYASDEELAELAAVDRYKLKLNCDVLPTVNQVEKDILSESGHFRRGDITDQVIRSTQVRVKYHDVANPEHNHQQEFKRGDVVIGNDSFGKYKNELHIVLQPHKDDRKNLVGSIPENELFLLDFIKPWSKFELKQP encoded by the coding sequence ATGAAACGAGAATTAGGCATTTCGATTTATCCAGACCACAGTGTTATTGAAGAGGATAAAGTTTATTTAAAAAAAGCTGCAGATCTGGGCTACACACGTTTATTCATGAGTATGTTAGAAGTAGTGGACGGTAAAGATAAAGTTCGTGAGAAATTCCAAGATATTATTATGTATGCTCGTGACTTAGGTTATGAAGTAATTCTTGATATCGCCCCATCGGTTTTTGGTGAACTAGGCATTTCATACGATGATTTAAGTTTCTTTGCTGAGTTAGGTGCTGATGGCATTCGTTTAGATGAAGGGTTTGATGGTAATAAAGAATCACAATTAACTTATAACCCGCAAAACTTAGCTATTGAATTAAACATGAGTAATAACGTGGCCTATTTAGATAATATTTTATCTTATGAAGCCAATCGTCCGTTTTTGTACGGCTGTCATAACTTCTACCCGCAACGTGGAACAGCGCTACCGTATGACTTCTTTATTGAATGTAGTCAACGCTTTAAAAACCAAGGGTTGAAAACGGCTGCTTTCGTTACAGCTAGTGGTGGCAATCAAGGGCCTTGGGATGTGAACGATGGCTTGCCAACGTTAGAAATGCACCGGGACTTACCAATCGCTTTGCAAGCTACGCATTTATTTGCGACAGGTCTGATTGATGTGGTAATTATCGGTAATGGTTACGCATCTGATGAGGAGTTAGCAGAATTAGCTGCAGTTGACCGTTATAAACTAAAACTGAACTGTGATGTTTTACCGACAGTGAACCAAGTGGAAAAAGATATCTTATCAGAAAGCGGCCACTTTAGACGTGGTGATATTACCGATCAAGTGATTCGTTCAACCCAAGTTCGAGTGAAATATCATGACGTTGCTAATCCAGAGCACAATCACCAACAAGAGTTTAAACGTGGTGATGTGGTGATTGGTAATGACTCATTCGGTAAATACAAAAATGAATTACATATTGTTTTACAGCCCCATAAAGATGACCGTAAAAACCTAGTAGGATCAATTCCTGAAAATGAATTATTCTTACTAGACTTCATCAAACCATGGAGTAAGTTTGAATTAAAACAACCATAA
- a CDS encoding glycoside hydrolase family 1 protein, with amino-acid sequence MITFPDNFWWGAATSGPQSEGRFNKKHANVFDYHFEIEPTAFHNQVGPDTASNFYNSYQSDIKLMRQAGMNSLRTSIQWSRLIDDLETNTVNQEAVDFYNKVIDSQLAEGMTPVMNLHHFDLPVELYDKYGGWESKKVVELFAGFAKQCFQLFGDRVKHWATHNEPMVVVEGQYLFQFHYPNIVDGKKAVQVAYNLNLASALAIKEFKALNIPDGKIGTILNLTPTYAASEKAEDQEAARIAELWNNKLFLEPAIFGHFPHELEELLVKDNVMWKTTEAEAQVIKENTVDFLGVNYYHPNRVKAPDLAPDSVGAWMPDRYYDAYDMPGRRVNLDRGWEIYPEALYDIAINIRDNYKNIPWYVSENGMGVSNEERFKNQEGMIEDDYRIDFVKEHLTWLHKGIAEGSDCFGYHMWTPIDCWSWLNSYKNRYGFISNDIHTQIKTIKKSGHWFKTISDQNGWEEEA; translated from the coding sequence ATGATTACATTTCCGGATAATTTTTGGTGGGGAGCAGCCACATCTGGTCCCCAAAGTGAAGGACGTTTTAATAAAAAACATGCCAATGTCTTTGACTATCATTTTGAAATCGAACCAACGGCTTTTCACAATCAAGTAGGACCTGATACCGCCTCAAACTTTTATAACAGCTATCAATCTGATATTAAATTAATGAGACAAGCGGGGATGAACAGTTTAAGAACAAGTATTCAATGGAGTCGTTTAATAGATGACTTAGAAACAAATACCGTGAATCAAGAGGCTGTCGATTTTTACAATAAAGTCATCGACAGTCAACTTGCTGAAGGTATGACGCCAGTCATGAATTTACACCACTTTGATTTGCCAGTTGAACTGTATGATAAATACGGTGGCTGGGAATCGAAAAAAGTGGTGGAATTATTTGCTGGTTTTGCTAAACAATGTTTCCAATTGTTTGGTGATCGTGTTAAGCATTGGGCGACTCACAATGAACCAATGGTTGTTGTGGAAGGTCAGTACTTATTCCAATTCCATTACCCAAATATTGTGGATGGTAAAAAAGCAGTCCAAGTTGCTTACAACTTGAATCTAGCTTCGGCTTTAGCGATTAAAGAATTCAAAGCCTTAAACATTCCAGATGGAAAAATTGGGACTATTTTAAATCTGACGCCAACTTATGCTGCGTCAGAAAAAGCTGAAGATCAAGAAGCGGCTAGAATTGCTGAACTTTGGAATAACAAATTATTTTTAGAGCCTGCGATTTTTGGACACTTCCCGCATGAGTTAGAGGAACTATTGGTTAAAGATAATGTCATGTGGAAAACCACAGAAGCAGAAGCCCAAGTAATCAAAGAAAATACCGTCGATTTCTTAGGGGTTAATTACTATCATCCAAACCGTGTTAAAGCGCCAGACCTAGCACCTGATTCCGTAGGGGCTTGGATGCCAGATCGTTATTATGATGCGTATGATATGCCAGGTCGTCGAGTAAACCTTGATCGTGGTTGGGAAATCTACCCAGAAGCACTATATGATATAGCCATCAATATTCGTGATAACTATAAGAACATTCCATGGTATGTGTCAGAGAATGGGATGGGTGTTTCTAATGAGGAGCGCTTTAAAAACCAAGAAGGTATGATTGAAGATGATTACCGAATTGATTTCGTGAAAGAGCATTTAACATGGTTGCATAAAGGGATTGCGGAAGGTAGTGATTGTTTCGGGTACCACATGTGGACACCGATTGACTGCTGGTCATGGTTAAACTCTTATAAAAATCGTTATGGTTTCATTTCAAATGATATTCATACGCAAATTAAAACAATTAAAAAATCAGGTCATTGGTTTAAAACAATCTCTGATCAAAATGGTTGGGAGGAAGAAGCATGA
- a CDS encoding PTS sugar transporter subunit IIC: MNKFIDFMEKHFIPVASKIGAQRHLVAIRDAFMVTMPLMILGALAVMINNLPISGFQNVMNSIFGADKWQAFGGSVWNGTFGILSVLIAFLIAYNLANHYGKDPLATGVVSVAAFFTLGAAQSGMNSTGLFVALIVGIVVAEIFTRLVGNDKLVIKMPDGVPPAVAKAFASLLPAMITISLFGLVAAIFAAFGITDIFASFYAAVQEPFMGLANTYGSALLLAFITPFLWFFGLHGANMIDPFMQTINAPAIEANVNAIAAGDAAPFIVNKPFFDVFVNMGGTGVTIGLIIAVYLVGRKNKPYMVVNNLSAAPGIFNINEPLLFGMPLVLNPIMFIPFILTPMVCVTTAYFATKYGLVPAATVMPPWVTPPVIGGILATKSMAGGILAAVNLVIAVLMYIPFVIMANVQEQKKLDAQ; encoded by the coding sequence ATGAATAAGTTTATTGATTTTATGGAAAAACACTTTATCCCAGTAGCATCAAAAATTGGTGCCCAACGTCACTTAGTGGCTATCCGTGATGCCTTTATGGTAACGATGCCCTTAATGATTTTAGGTGCCTTAGCAGTTATGATTAATAACTTACCAATTTCTGGTTTCCAAAATGTTATGAATAGCATCTTTGGAGCAGATAAATGGCAAGCTTTTGGTGGTTCAGTATGGAACGGTACATTTGGCATTTTATCAGTTCTAATTGCCTTCTTGATTGCTTACAACTTAGCAAACCACTATGGTAAAGATCCACTAGCTACAGGGGTTGTCTCTGTTGCAGCGTTCTTCACATTAGGTGCCGCACAAAGTGGTATGAACTCAACTGGTTTATTCGTTGCCTTAATCGTTGGTATTGTTGTTGCAGAAATCTTCACTCGCTTAGTTGGTAATGACAAATTAGTCATTAAAATGCCTGATGGTGTGCCACCAGCAGTAGCTAAAGCTTTCGCTTCACTATTACCAGCAATGATTACTATTTCATTATTCGGTTTAGTAGCTGCTATCTTCGCAGCATTCGGAATCACAGATATCTTTGCATCATTCTACGCAGCTGTTCAAGAACCATTCATGGGTCTTGCTAATACATACGGTTCAGCATTATTACTAGCATTCATCACACCGTTCTTATGGTTCTTCGGTTTACATGGTGCTAACATGATTGATCCATTCATGCAAACAATCAATGCACCAGCGATTGAAGCGAACGTTAATGCGATTGCAGCAGGAGATGCCGCTCCATTTATCGTCAACAAACCATTCTTCGATGTATTCGTCAACATGGGTGGTACTGGTGTAACAATTGGTTTAATCATCGCAGTTTACTTAGTTGGACGTAAAAACAAACCTTACATGGTTGTTAACAATTTATCAGCAGCGCCTGGTATCTTCAACATTAATGAGCCATTACTATTCGGTATGCCATTAGTCTTGAACCCAATCATGTTCATTCCGTTTATCTTAACACCGATGGTCTGTGTGACAACGGCTTACTTTGCAACTAAATATGGTTTAGTGCCAGCTGCAACAGTTATGCCACCATGGGTAACTCCTCCAGTAATCGGCGGAATCTTAGCTACTAAGAGTATGGCCGGTGGTATCTTAGCCGCAGTTAACTTAGTCATCGCAGTTCTGATGTATATCCCATTTGTTATCATGGCAAATGTTCAAGAACAAAAAAAATTAGACGCACAATAA
- a CDS encoding GNAT family N-acetyltransferase, translating to MKLLKNDEMLLQVSQLIEYAFNKSRSIIADPVFLSRYQQADCYGIVQDKQLTSLVMANHFPVQFYDKEIPMAGIGYVSSYPEYRGNGDIKKTMVEMIQDLYKQGVLISSLAPFSQSFYRKFGYEQTSWQKNYRIPTQALQYLVSETSGTWKRGTWSDERIQGEVKKLHQEKLSTGQEVGTVHREDWWWYRLDSYYSGRHIVIAYNEAKQAEGYMIYRMTGSEIIVDEMLYQTNFAMRKLLSYLKGHQSSFESISYQGNLADQLESAFTEQEAIAINTTPYMMSRIIDFSQVLALIPFLKDPTSYIFNVSDDQCGPWNVGKWQLVKTAKGLSCQKVSAAIEADMTMTIEGWAELILGTKTVEELVFQEKLVTTKLTDIKDLFPQGRQSFYDYF from the coding sequence ATGAAGCTTTTGAAGAATGACGAGATGTTATTACAGGTGAGTCAATTAATTGAATATGCCTTTAACAAGTCCCGTTCAATCATCGCCGATCCGGTTTTCTTATCACGTTACCAACAAGCAGATTGTTACGGTATCGTCCAAGACAAGCAACTGACTAGCTTAGTTATGGCAAATCATTTTCCAGTTCAGTTTTATGACAAAGAAATTCCAATGGCAGGCATAGGATATGTATCCAGTTATCCTGAATACCGTGGGAATGGGGACATCAAAAAAACAATGGTGGAAATGATTCAAGATTTATATAAACAAGGTGTATTAATTTCTAGCTTAGCACCATTTTCTCAAAGTTTTTATCGGAAGTTTGGTTATGAACAAACGAGTTGGCAAAAGAACTACAGGATCCCAACACAGGCGCTTCAGTATCTTGTCAGCGAAACAAGCGGCACGTGGAAGCGAGGGACTTGGTCTGACGAAAGGATTCAAGGTGAAGTTAAAAAACTACACCAAGAAAAATTATCAACTGGTCAAGAAGTTGGCACAGTTCATCGTGAAGACTGGTGGTGGTATCGTCTAGATTCTTACTACTCAGGTCGGCACATTGTTATCGCCTACAATGAAGCGAAGCAGGCGGAGGGTTATATGATCTACCGCATGACTGGTTCAGAAATCATTGTTGATGAAATGCTCTATCAAACTAATTTCGCTATGAGAAAATTATTAAGCTATTTAAAAGGTCACCAAAGTTCTTTTGAAAGTATTAGTTATCAAGGAAACTTAGCCGATCAACTAGAGTCAGCTTTTACGGAACAAGAAGCAATAGCTATTAACACAACACCTTACATGATGAGTCGTATCATTGATTTTTCACAAGTGTTAGCACTAATTCCATTTTTAAAAGATCCAACATCATATATTTTTAACGTTAGTGATGATCAGTGTGGACCTTGGAATGTAGGGAAATGGCAGCTCGTTAAAACCGCTAAAGGTCTATCTTGTCAAAAAGTATCAGCAGCAATAGAAGCAGATATGACAATGACGATAGAAGGTTGGGCGGAGTTAATCCTAGGAACTAAAACGGTAGAAGAACTAGTTTTCCAAGAAAAGCTAGTGACCACAAAACTAACTGATATCAAAGATTTGTTTCCGCAAGGACGCCAATCGTTTTATGATTATTTTTAA
- a CDS encoding PTS lactose/cellobiose transporter subunit IIA translates to MEEKQLEMIMGLIMNAGNAKSDAMEAIQAAKNGDFTLADEKFKDANESLVQAHHSQTGLLTAEAQGEAPAISLLLIHSQDHLMTSIAFTDLAKEVVDVYKKIEEK, encoded by the coding sequence ATGGAAGAAAAACAATTAGAAATGATTATGGGGCTGATTATGAATGCTGGTAACGCTAAAAGCGATGCTATGGAAGCTATTCAAGCAGCTAAAAATGGTGATTTCACATTGGCAGATGAAAAGTTTAAAGATGCAAATGAATCATTAGTTCAAGCGCATCATTCACAAACAGGTCTGTTGACTGCAGAAGCTCAAGGAGAAGCACCAGCTATTTCACTATTACTCATTCACAGTCAAGATCACTTGATGACAAGTATCGCATTTACTGACTTAGCGAAAGAAGTAGTAGACGTTTATAAAAAGATTGAAGAAAAGTAA
- a CDS encoding PTS sugar transporter subunit IIB, whose protein sequence is MTMDRIMLVCSAGMSTSLLVDKMEKSAAAQGIEADIFAVSATEAEAKLKETDNPVDVLLLGPQVRFLKAQFEAKVADQGIPVEVIDMKDYGMMNGEAVLKTAQNLIKK, encoded by the coding sequence ATGACAATGGATAGAATTATGTTAGTCTGTTCAGCTGGTATGAGTACAAGTCTTTTAGTAGACAAAATGGAAAAATCAGCCGCAGCACAAGGAATTGAAGCAGACATCTTTGCAGTATCTGCAACAGAAGCTGAAGCTAAACTAAAAGAAACTGACAACCCAGTGGATGTTTTATTATTAGGCCCACAAGTTAGATTCTTAAAAGCACAGTTTGAAGCAAAAGTTGCCGATCAAGGTATTCCAGTTGAAGTAATCGATATGAAAGATTACGGCATGATGAATGGCGAAGCGGTTTTAAAAACAGCTCAAAACTTGATCAAAAAATAA